In one Nicotiana sylvestris chromosome 8, ASM39365v2, whole genome shotgun sequence genomic region, the following are encoded:
- the LOC138876064 gene encoding uncharacterized protein, whose translation MTELVGSYTASIQKLYMQIRDLSREKNPKQKGTLPSDIIVNPKGSGSGPTSHVMAITTRSGKILQGEGEQVVEIEELEKGVEVEEPSVVEIEKISEDAQVQEENREAVKEKVKQTPKTLPPILRPPPPFPQRLARKVDDSKLEKFYDILKQLSVNMPFVEAFQEMPGFAKYLKELITKKKTTKNEVVNVTHQVSSIIATSPVQKKEDSGALTIPCTIRVHDFARSLCDNGASINLMPLAIYKKA comes from the coding sequence ATGACTGAGCTTGTTGGCTCTTATACCGCATCCATTCAAAAATTGTATATGCAAATAAGAGACCTCTCTAGGGAGAAAAATCCAAAGCAAAAGGGAACACTTCCTAGTGACATAATTGTGAACCCAAAGGGTAGTGGGAGTGGCCCAACTTCTCATGTCATGGCAATTACTACTAGGAGTGGGAAGATACTACAAGGAGAGGGTGAACAAGTGGTTGAGATAGAAGAGTTAGAGAAAGGTGTTGAGGTTGAAGAGCCAAGTGTTGTCGAAATTGAGAAAATTTCGGAAGATGCGCAAGTGCAAGAAGAGAACCGGGAAGCggtaaaggaaaaggtaaaacAGACACCAAAAACTCTTCCACCTATTCTTAGACCTCCTCCTCCATTCCCTCAAAGACTCGCTAGGaaggttgatgatagcaaactcgaGAAGTTCTACGACATTCTCAAGCAATTATCGGTGAATATGccatttgtggaagcatttcaagagatgccGGGTTTTGCTAAGTATTTGAAAGAATTGATCACCAAGAAGAAAACCACCAAaaatgaagtggtgaatgtgactcaccaggttagttccatcattgcaacaTCACCTGTTCAAAAGAAAGAGGACTCGGGAGCTCTTACCATTCCTTGTACCATCAGGGTACATGATTTTGCAAGATCCCTTTGTGATAATGGAGCGAGCATCAACTTGATGCCTCTTGCCATTTACAAGAAAGCATGA